tgtctgggaggctggagctgatgcgtgccatgaccagcctctcgaagcacttcatgatggtggatgtcagagccactagtcggtagtcattgaggcatgtttttcttgcttttcttcggtactggaatgatagtggtcttcttaaaacaggtgggaacctgagattgaagcatggagaggttaaatatgtctgcaaatacttatGCCAGCTGATGAGCACAAGATATGAGCACACGGCCTAATAAAtaatgtgactaacaaataaatatcttgcaatctacctcattgtgacctgcaccttattgtctacctgcactgcacttcctctgtagctgtgacactttactctgttctgttgttgtttttacctgtacgacctcaatgcactctgtactaactcaatgtaactgcactgtgtagtgaattgacctgtacgatcagtatgcaagacaagtttttcactatacctcggtacaagagacaataataaaccaataccaagaccaattTTCAGAGggcctttggcaaggtgccacacatgaggctgctaaacaagataggagcccatggtattacacataaggtactagcatggatgaactgacagaaggcaaagagtgggagtaaatGGGGCTTTCCTGGTTgcctgctggtgactagtggtgttccccaggggtcagtgttgtgtcCGCTACTGTTCACGTTGTATGTTAATTGTCTGGATGAtgaaattgagggctttgtggccaggtttgggGATGATACatagataggtggagggacaggtagtgttgaggaagcagggagtctgcagaaggacttggacaggttaggagaatgggcaaagaagtggcagatggaatacagcatagggaagtgtatggtcatgcattttggtagaagaaataaaggcgcAGACTATTTCATAAAcgggaagagaattcagaaaccggggttgcaaagggacttgggagtcctagtgcaggattccctacaggttaacttgcaggttgagtcggtagtaaggaaggcaaatgcaatgttcgcgttcatttcaagaggactagaatataaaagcaaggatgtaatgctgaggctttgtaaggcattggtcagaccacatttggagtattctgagcAGCTTTGGGCACCATATCTaggaaaggatgtgctggtgttggagagggtccagatgaggtttacaagaatgatcccaagaatgaaagggttaacgtatgaggagcatttgatagctctgggcctgtactcactggaatttagaaggatgaggggggatctaattgaaacctaccaaatattgaaaggcctggatagagcgcatgtagagaggacgtttccagtagtgggagagtctaggaccagagggcacagcctcagaatagaaggatgtcccttgagaacagagataaggaggaatttctttagctagagtgtggtgaatctgtggaattcactgccacagacggctgtggagaccaagtcatttggtatatttaaagaggaggttgataggttcttgataagtaagggcaTCAAacattacggggagaaggcaggaaaaggggagttgagagggaaaaataaatcagccgtgatcgaatggcagagcagacccgaagggccaaatggccgaagTCTGTTCCTATGCCTTATGGTgttataaaccaattccaattccactgaACCTCATCCTGGGGGCACATAAAGGGAATTCATGTTTATGCTTTTCTACCTGTTAATGTAAAGGTGAGTAGAGGATACACATCTTGTTCCTGATGAGTAATTGTGGGCAACAAGGCTAGGTAGCAGCAGTGTGAACATTGTAACTTTACTTTGTTGCTACTTTTTCCTCTACAGTTAACCTTTTCATAGCATTGATGTGGACTCTAATTGGCAATTATTAATAGTCTCTAAGAGGAAGTTGTGGTTATTATTTTGATAATTTAAAGAGGATGTTCACTGAAAGTCTTCATCAAGTCAGAGGTTGTGTGTTAGTTCCATTTGAAAACTGCACAATCTGTAGTAAACGTTGCATCAGTGACAGAGGTTTGGCATCCTTATTGACAAATTGAAGAGAAATGACatcttttttctccccattcaatGAAGTCAGCAAGACTATCTGATGCTTTACTGAATGATGTGTGACTAACCCCACTGCACAGGGTGCTGAATAGAGAAAGATTCCACAAGTTGTCTGTGCCATTGTCTGCAGATATGATCTGAAGATGATATTCTTTTTAGCATTTTGTCACCCATCTTCTTTAAGGTATTTACTCCTGGGCTTATGACACAATAGATGCCAGGGTTGCTCTAGCACTTCAATCCCACAGCACCCAGACATTACAATAAATCATCACAAGTAAAGGCTGTTGTTGTCTTGAGCTTTTTCCTTCTGTAAAAAGATGAAGAGACACAAAGGATgaaaaatttacttttttttattatgtttcaGAAAGGCTGAGCGAATTTTATTCTTAACGTGGGGTTAATAAAATGCTCAATGAAAATCTAATTAAAGACTGGAAGCTGCAAATCATTATAATATCAAAAAGCCAATCATTGTTCAAAAAGTATTTAATATTCTTCCTCttataatttaaaaaacaaacaCCAATAGCAAACTTTCATTATGCACCAACAAATTCATATTAATTGTTGAAGTGTGTTGTGGAAGAAGGAAAAAAAGGCTTCAATTCTGGTAAATGTCTTTTTGTACATTTAGTTGTATCCTTTGTGAAGATTTTAGATGCTTGTTGATCCTTGGTATTTAGAAGTATTCCATCATTCTCTGCAGCATCACTCTGATTTTGATATTTTCATACAAGAAAAAGATTCTGTTTGTATCATATGTAAATGAAAGGTAACCCCTTATGACATTTGAAATAGTTGGGATTGATAACTGATAGATGTAACTTGAAATGAAATATTGTCTTCAAAGAtccacacaatgaaatgcaataCCATGTCACTTGGGAGGACCACTGTTTTGAGAAGGAGATGGAAGGATGATTCAGTTTAGGTTGGATAGATCAGAGTGGTAATGACTGAAAATAGCAAAACAGGTAGGTAGGTAGTTAAGAAGAATTTTAGTCTGAGTTTCCTGAAGGGGATATCTTGCCTGACAGATCTGTTGGAAATCTATGAGGAAGTTACAAGCAGGATAaacagagtcagtggatgttgcttacttggatttctagtaggcctttgacaaggaacAGCACATGAGGTTGTTAAACAAGATGGAAGCCCATGAAATTACGGGTAAGGTACTAGCGTGAAGAGAAGATCGCcgaactggcagaaggcaaagattaggaataaaggaggccttttctggttggctgccagtgactagtggtgttacctcttccctccatttcAGATATTTACAATTCACGATGCACatgtaaggtttatagaattacagatgacccttctcatccctcccacaacctatttgtcccactgccgtctggcaagtggtaccggagcatccgggccagaactactagattgctcaACAGTTTCTTccaccaggctgtcaggctcctgaatatcctggtagacaaatgctgcatcaaaggctctggtttgcacaacggcatataagaactttggctgctgctgatcatgtttatacaatgagtacaacacaccgagcttgtatttctcttgtccaacttggttttgcactaactctgctctaaatttgtattttgtatataccgttttttgcactatttgtacttgcactatttagttttgatttttttgttttttgttgtgtttattgtatgtcttctgttctatgtatgtcctccgttgtgtgagtctgggggaaacaaaaTTTTGTTcagccatgtgtttttatagcacggatgaatgacaataaagtaacttgaacttgaacttgttccccaggggtcagtgttgggtccgctacttttcacgttatatggtaatgatctggatgatggaattgatggctttgtggccatgtttgcggatgatacaaagataggtggagggacaggtagtgttgaggaagcagggagtctgcagaaggacttggacaggttgggagaatgggcaaagaagtggcagatggaatacagtgtaggaaagtgtacggtcatgcacatTGGTGTattggaaggaataaaggtgtcgGCTATTTTCTAACTggagagcaaattcagaaatcggaggtgcaaagggacttgggagtcctagtgaaggattccctaaaggttaacttgcaggttgagtcggtagtaaggaaagcaaatgcaatgttagaatTCATTTctcgaatataaaagcagggatgtaatgctgaggctttataaggcattcaTCAGatgacatttggagtattgtgagcagttgtgggccccatatctagggaaggatgtcctggctttggagagggtccagaggaggtttactggaatgatcccagggatgaaagaatTAATGTATGAGGAATATTTGATGGCTCTtggtctgtactcgctggagtttagaaggatgaggggggatctcattgaaacctaccaaatattgaaagacctggatagagtggggtGGAAAGCATGTTTccagagtctaggaccagagggcacagcctcggaataaaaggatatccctttagaacagagatgaggaagaatttctttagccagaggctgctgaaactgtggaattcattgccacagacggctgtggaggccaagtcattgggtatatttacatAAAAcgtagaagatagaacattacagcacagtacaggcccttcagcccacaatattgtgccgacattttatgctgctctaagatctatgtaacccttccctcccacatacccctccatttttctatcatttttgtggctatctaagagtctcttaaatgtccctaacgtatctgcccccacaacctctgcaggcagtgcattccaagcacccaccactctctatgtaaaaaacgtacctctgacatcacccttataccttcctccaatcaccttaaaattatgccccctcgtgtgagccattgtcgccctgggaaaaagtctctgactgtccactcgatctatgcctctttccatcttgtacacctctatcaagtcacctctcatcctccttctctccaaagagaaaagccctagctcactcaacctatcctcataagacatgctctccaatcctggtaaatctcctctgcaccctctctaaagctttcacatccttcctataatgagacaaccagaactgaacacaatactccaagtgtggtctaaccagaattctatagagctgcaacattacctggcagctcttgaactcaataccccaactaatgaaggccaacacaccatatgccttcttaacaatcctatcaacctttacggcaaccttgagggatctatggacgtggaccccaagatccctctgttcctgcacactgctaagagttctgccattaactttgcattctgccttcaaatttgatcttctaaagtgtatcacttcacacttctctgggttgaactccatctgccacttttcagcccagctctgtatcctatcaatgtcctgttgtaacgtacagctaccttctacactatccacaacaccaccaacctttgtgtcatcagcaaacttacaaacccaaccttccacatcctcatccaagtcatttataaaaatcacaaagatgagggacccagaacagatccctgcagaacaccgctagtcaccaacctccagtcagcatacattccatccaccaccatcctctgtcttctatgggcgagccaattctgaattcaaacagccaagtttccctggatcaaatgcctcctgacattctgaatgagccttctatgaggaatcttatcaaatgccttactaaaaccatgtacaccacatccagtgctctaccttaattaatgtgctttgtcacatcctcaaagaattcaatcaggctcatgaggcacgacctgcctctcacaaagccgtgctgactgtccctaatcagcctatgcttctccgaaTGCCCATAAATCATGTCTCttagaaccttctccagtaatttgcccatctctgaagtaagactcactggtctgtaattcccagggttatccctacttcctttcttaaacaaaggaacgacatttgccactctccaatcatctggcactactcttgtggccagtgaggacgcaaagatcatcactaaagcaatctcttccctcgcttcccataataaccttggatataccccatccggccctggtggcttatctatcctaatatttttcaaacgtaccagcacatcctcttttctcacgttgacatgccctagtgtatcagcctattgtatgccatcctcacaaacgtcaaggtctctctcattggtgaatattgaagcaaagtattcattaaggaccttccctacctcttctgactccaggtacGTATCTCCTCTTTTGTCCCTGATCAgctctaccctcactctagtcatcctcctattcttcacatgtgtagaacgccttggggttttccttaatcctactcgccaaggccttctcatgcccccttctagttctcctaagttcattcttaagctccctcctggctaccttaataagtctccagggccctgtctgatccttgctttctaaaccttaggtaagcttctttcttcctcttgacaagatattctatgtctcttgtcaaccacagttccttcaccctaccatccttaccctgcctcaatgagacaaacctatccagaaccccatgcaagtactccctaaacaacttccgcatttccgctgtgcattttcccaagaacatctgttcccaatttacgatcccaagttcctgcctaacagcatcataatttccccacccccaattaaatactttcctatattgtctgctcctatccctctctaaaGCTATGGTaaagggagttatggtcactgtctccaaaatgctctcccaacaagagatctgaaacctgatcaggctcattgcctagtaccaggtccagtatggcatCTCCTCTAGTAGgctgtccacatactatgtcaggaatccttcctggacacacctaacaaactttgccccatctatcccctttacactaaggaggtgacaatcaatattagggaagttgaaatcatccacgacaacaaccctgttatttttgcacctctccaaaatctgcctcccaatctgctcctcagtgtctctgctgctattgagaGCTCTGTAGACCCAATAGAGTGATGACTCCCTTCCTGTTTATGACTTCCAGCCAGACGGACTcaatagatgatccctccaggacatcctccctttctacagctgtgacactgtccctgataaGCAAAGCTACTCACCCAGGAGGGAAAAGGTTTAACATGgcagttgataggttcttgattagtaagggtgtcaaagattatggggaaaaggcaggagaatggggttgaggggaaaaaataaatcaggcatgatcgaatggcggagtagacttgCTGGTCCAAATGGCCTATAGGCCTATGTCTAATGGTCTAGATGGTAAAACTGTATACAACATTAATTTGATCCATACAGAGTATAGCTCTAGTCATCACACTCCAGGAAGAATGTGATAACACAAGAGAAAGTAGGGTAGAAAGTTGCAAGGAGGTTGCAGGGCTGGAAAATTTTTGTTCTGTGGAGAAATTGTCTAGGTTGTTTTCTTTGTCACAAAGGGGACTGAGGGAAGGTCGGAGTGCATAAATAAGGGTAAATAGAAATgaccttgagcaacacacaagactCTGGAGGAACCctgcgggttaggcagcatctatggagggagatggacagtcgacgtgtgGGCTGGGGACCCTCCATCGGGACTGGGCATCAGGAATGTCCTGATGCTCTCCCGCGCCCGAACGCTGGGTGGCGCTCTGCGCGGAGGACTGCCTCCTTCCTCCGGTGTCTGAGCTGGCGGCTCTGGGCGCGGGCGGCTCGCTGTGTGAAGATGGTCAGACTGAGCAAGGAGAGCAAACAGCGGCTGCAACAAGTCTTTCGCTGCACTCAGTTCGCCATTCGCTGGGGCTTCATCCCGACTGTGCTTTACCTGGGTCAGTACCGGTGGGGGTCGGGGGCGCGGGCCCGCCGTTTGTCCCCGCGGCGAGGCCCGGGAACGCTCGGTAGCAGCGGGGAGCGGGCGCCCTGAGCCTGCCGCCTCCCTCACCTGAACACCGGGGACCTTACCTGGAGCACCTGGCTGCTTCGGTTACCTTGGAGAGAGCGACCCGCTGATCCACACGGTCGTGTGCTTCTGCCGCCAGGCTCTGCTTCACCCCAGGCCTGGGAGGCGTGGAACACGTCCAAGGATAAACTGCTCAAAATACAATTACTGGGATGCCAGGCCGCGGTCAGGCTGTACCTGTGACATTGCTTATAGTTCTGGTCTCTTTATCTGAAAAAGAATGGCGAGCGTATAGTGACGATTCACTGGACTGGACAGTGACTGGACTTTGAtgccgtgctccaccttcctttcctactcgattccaccatctgcagccaccacctccctgcctttgttgctatttccactcttctctcctccatctgcctatcgcctctattattgtcacttgtaccgaggtacagtgaaaaacttgtcttgcacactgacgtacaggtcaattcattacactgcattgaggtagaacagggtaaaaaaaacagaatacagagtaaagtgtcacagctgcagaggaagtgcagtgcaggtagacaataaggtgcaaggtcacaacaaggtacattgtgaggctaagagtccatctcatcatataaaggaactgttcgatagtcttatcacagtgggatagaagctgcccttgaccctggtggtatgtgccctcaggctcctgtatcttgtgcctgatgggagaggggagaagagagagtgcccCGGATGGGTGGGCTCTttaattatactggctgcttcaccaaggcaacaagaagtatagacagagtccatggaggggagacttgtttctgtgatgtgctaggctgtgtccacaactctctgcagtttcttgcggtcccaggtaGAGCAATTGCCattatcaagctgtgatgcatgcagattggatgctttctatggtgcatgaataaaagttggtgagtgtcaaaggggacatgccaaatttctttagcctcctgaggaagtacaggcgctggtgagctttcttgactgtgcgtctatgtggttggaccaggacaggctactggtgatggtcactcctcggaacttgaagctctcaaccctctggacctcagcaccgttgatgtagacaggagcatgtacaccgacccctttcctgaagtcaatgaccagctctttagttctgctgacattgagggaaaggttgttgtcatgacaccatgtcactaagctctctatctccttcctctactccgaCTTCTCATTATTTGAGCTATGGCCcactgcagtggtatcatctgtaagctCATAGAtagagaatctggccacacagtcatgagtattttgggagcagagtagaggactgaggagtTTGCCTGCTCTTGCACCACCCCTTACACTCAGCTTTTTATACCAGCAATCTGCCCTCTatatttcagttcagatgaagaagggtctggacctgaaatgtcgacttgtccattttcctccacagatgctgcctgacctactgagttccttcttcattttgtcacttcagattccagcatctcttgtgtctcactagACTGGTTGCTGTTTGAGGAGACATTGAATAGATCGGACTTGTATTGTCTAAAGttgtgaagaatgagaggaggtctCATTCAAGCTTACTAAATTCTTGCAGGCTTAtttggttctagattccccttGGCTGAGGAGTCAAGAACCAAGGGTCATAGTCTCCAAATTAGGGTTGGCCctaatgaggagaaattgcttcacagagggtggagaatcttagGAGTTCAGTTTGTTCAAAacagattaatagatttctggatattaaaggaataaagggatattgGGATCATCCAGGAAAATAGCATTGGGGTAGGGAtgagccatgaccttgatgaatgatgGTGCAGACTTGGGTCATTTGACTTATGCCTGTTTTTTCATGTGTCTTTGGGATTTTATTGATGTCGTAAGCGTGAAATGACCTTAAGGGCATCGAGTTCCTGCCCTTAGATTTTTATGAGCTGTTTTAAGAGTATGGCTTTTATAAATTTGGTGTGCTATATTAGTTGACAAAGTAAGGCAGGAGATAATGGTGGTGAATGTGGATTTTATAGGCTCTCCTTTGTGACCACGTAGA
This genomic interval from Pristis pectinata isolate sPriPec2 chromosome 5, sPriPec2.1.pri, whole genome shotgun sequence contains the following:
- the tomm7 gene encoding mitochondrial import receptor subunit TOM7 homolog — protein: MVRLSKESKQRLQQVFRCTQFAIRWGFIPTVLYLGFRRGGDPGMPEPNLLSLLWG